In one Rhodopirellula halodulae genomic region, the following are encoded:
- a CDS encoding TerC family protein, giving the protein MAELFSISGLFTLGMLVLLQAVLGFDNLLYISIESKRVEQDKQSMVRKLGIGLAVILRIVLLFVVVKVIALLEEPFVEFHNGYIDGAISGHSLIVLFGGAFILWTALKEIYHLLAEPELGHSEDTPKASVGKTIGLIVLMNLVFSFDSILSAMALTKNFWIMATAIVISGALMIFLADKVSEFLKKNRMYEVLGLFVLFIVGVMLVSEGGHLAHVSLFGHEVHPMAKSTFYFVLAILIVVDVVQGRYQKNLLARQEAAKTMRAAEAKA; this is encoded by the coding sequence ATGGCTGAACTGTTTTCAATCTCCGGCTTGTTCACGCTCGGGATGCTCGTGCTGCTTCAAGCCGTTCTTGGGTTCGACAACCTGCTTTACATCTCAATCGAAAGCAAACGGGTCGAACAAGACAAACAGTCGATGGTCCGCAAACTGGGCATCGGATTGGCGGTCATCCTGCGGATCGTGCTGCTATTCGTCGTCGTGAAAGTCATCGCACTCTTGGAGGAACCGTTCGTCGAATTCCACAACGGCTACATCGATGGTGCGATCAGCGGCCACAGCCTGATCGTTCTGTTTGGAGGTGCGTTCATTCTGTGGACCGCACTGAAAGAGATTTACCACCTGCTCGCCGAACCGGAACTCGGCCACTCCGAGGACACCCCCAAAGCCAGTGTTGGCAAGACCATCGGACTGATCGTGCTGATGAACCTGGTCTTCTCGTTCGACTCGATTCTCAGCGCGATGGCACTGACCAAGAACTTCTGGATCATGGCCACCGCCATCGTCATCAGTGGTGCACTGATGATCTTTTTGGCCGACAAGGTTTCGGAGTTTTTGAAAAAGAACCGGATGTATGAAGTGCTGGGACTGTTCGTGCTGTTCATCGTCGGCGTGATGCTGGTTAGCGAAGGCGGGCACCTGGCTCACGTTTCGCTGTTCGGTCACGAAGTTCACCCGATGGCCAAGAGCACCTTCTATTTTGTGCTCGCGATTTTGATCGTGGTCGACGTGGTTCAAGGCAGATACCAGAAGAATTTGCTGGCTCGGCAAGAAGCCGCCAAAACGATGCGTGCCGCTGAGGCCAAGGCGTAG